A stretch of DNA from Leptospira wolffii serovar Khorat str. Khorat-H2:
GGCGGTTTTCTATCCTTTGGAAGAGGAATATCTTTTGGCGGGTGGCATTATCCGGAAAGGCAGTATCGTTACCTATGAAAAATCCGAGTCTTCTCTTACGGAGATTTCTCAATTAGGAGCCGCCGTTCTTCCGTGAGTAAGAAAATCTCCGGCAAAACCATTCTCATTATCGGGGGAGGCCTATTGCAGGTCCCCATCATCCAGACGGCCAAGACCATGGAACTTCGCACCGTCGTGGCCGACATGAACCCGGAGGCTCCCGGTTTAAAAATCTGCGATATTCCGATGATCATGTCCACTAAGGACATAGAAGGCATGGTGAGAGAGTCCAAAAAGCTCGCTTCTTCCATAAAAATCGACGGTGTGATCACCGCAGGTACCGACGCCAGTATGACCGTGGCGGCAGTGGCCAATGCTTTGGATCTTCCCGGAATTCGATTCGTGGACGCAGAGGCCGCTTCTAACAAAGTCAAGATGCGGGAGAGATTGAAAAAAGCGGGGGTCCCGATTCCGGGCTTCGCTCCGGTTTGGAGCATTCAGGATACGAGAGACGCGTTGGAATTCCTACAATTTCCACTGGTCATGAAGCCCGCGGACAATATGGGTGCTAGGGGAGTGGTCAAGGTAAACAACCGTGAGGAATTGCAAGCCGCCTTTAAACACGCAAAGAAATATTCTCCCACAGGTGAGATGATTCTAGAAGAATACATGCCCGGTCCCGAGGTCTCCGTGGACGCCTTGGCCTGGGACGGGAAATTCATGATCACCGGACTCGCGGACCGAATCATAGAAAGAGAACCTTATTTCATAGAGATGGGCCATAATATGCCTTCCGCTCTTTCTCCCGAAATTCAGAAAGAGATCGAAGACGTGATGTTCCGAGGAATGCAGGCCTTGGGGATACGCATAGGCGCGGGAAAAGGAGACATCAAAGTGACGCCCACCGGTGTCAAGGTGGGGGAAATCGCCGCACGTCTTTCCGGCGGTTTCATGTCCGCATTTACTTTTCCCTTATCCAGCGGAATCAATCTGAATCGTGCCGCGATCCTGATCGCGTTAGGAGAGGAGCCGGACAATCTGGAACCTCTGTTTCATCGAGTGTCGATCGAAAGATCTCTTCTCGCTCCCAAGGGAAAACTCTTATCCATAGACGGATTGGAAGACGCAAAGAAGATAGAAGGAGTCACGGATATCTATCTTCTTCATAAAGTCGGGGATATTATCCCAGAGCCCACGAATAATATAGAAAAAACCGGGCATGTCATCATATCCGCGGACAATCTCTCCCAAGCCGAAGGAATCTTTGCGGACGTGTTGAAAACGATCCGTTTCACTTCCGACGAATTATATTCCATCTCCGAAAAAGAAATCGCCGCGAACGCAAGGACCCGATTCGGAAAAGAGATCTGCTGGGTGTGTAAGGTTTGCGACGGTACGGATTGCGCTTCCGGAGTTCCGGGTATGGGCGGCGTGGGAAGAATGCTCACCTTCCAGGACAATTCCAAAGCATTGGAGGAATATTCCATTCTTCCCAGATACATCCGCGAAAACGTAAGAGCGGAAACCAAGACTAAATTTTTAGGCAAAGAAATCTCGACTTCTTTCATGAGCGCTCCTATGACGGGTGCGATCACGAATATAGGCGGAGCCATGGACGAATACACTTTGGCTGCGGTTCTGCTGGAAGGATGTCTGGCTTCGGGCACATTGGCATGGTTAGGCGACGGAGCGAGTCCCGATAAGTATCTTATCATGCTGGAAGCTTTGAAGAAATTCGGAGGAGAAGGAATTCTCATCTGCAAACCTAGAGAAGACGAGGGGCTCATCCGGGAAAGATTCCAGGAAGCCGAGGCGCAAGGAATTTTCGCACTCGGGATGGATATAGACGCTGTGAATTTCAAAACCTTGGTTCAGAAAAAAATCCCTTCTGTCACTCGCGGAGTGGATGCACTCTCTAAGATTCGTTCTTATACAAAACTGCCTTTCATTTTAAAAGGGATTATGAGTCCGGAAGATGCCCTCCTTGCAAGGGAGGCGGGGGCCGATGCGATCGTAGTTTCCAATCATGGGGGAAGGGTGTTAGACGATATGCCCGGAACTGCGAGAGTTTTGCCTGGAATCCGGGAGGCTTTAGGTTCTCATTTTCCAATAGCGGTAGACGGCGGAGTCAGAAGCGGAGCCGACGTGTTCAAGATGCACGCTTTAGGCGCGAATACGGTCTTAATCGGCAGACCCATGGCGATTTCCGCCGTAGGGGGAGGTGTGGCCGGTGTGCGTTATCTAATCGGACAATACACGGAAGGTCTATTGCAGACGATGAACACCGTCGGTGTGTCGAACGTGTCGGAAATTAGGAAAGAATTTATTTTTAGAAAAAAAGAGGATTCGGGTCCTCTTCCATCCGCCTAAAAATCCATCTTTTATCAATGAGCTCGAAGAAAATCGGTCGTTTCTAAAATCCCCCTAACGCATTAGTAGAACCTAATGCAAACAGACCAAATGCGACGATTCGGCTAAAAACTCGGGTTTTTTTCCGATTCGGAAGGAAAACCGCCGGAAATCAGGTTTTTCCTTTCCCTAAAGTAGGGATGCGTTAAACTCGGACAGCGCCGAAACGGCCTATCATTCGGAGGAGGGACGCTTGGATAAGACCGTTAAGGAAACAGACGCTCTTTCAAAAATCCTCCAGACTTTATTTGCCAGACTACCCGTTTCGGTGGAGATCAAAGGCAGATCCTATCCTATAAAAGTCGTAGGAATCAAAGACGGTCTCTATCTTCTAGTCTCCGTTCCCGGAAAATCGGAAGGAGAAAAAACCAGGATTCTATTTCTCACCCACAATAATCATTTCTTTCACGGCGTATTTACCGTTACCCAGAGAAATCCGAGTAACGGAATGGAATTGCTGAGGGTCCAGGCGGTCAAGGTCTCCGAGGCGCAGAGGTCCCAAGGGCGCGTGGATCTGGACGGGCAGAATTCCGAGCCCATCATTCTCACTAATATCATCAATCAATTGCATCTTCGCAGATCCCTCGGCTTCGTAGACAAGGGGGTGGAGACCATTCTCCAGAAGCATGCAAAAAAAATGAAAGAAACCTATCCGGATTCCCTGGTGTATTTTTCCGACAGAATGGATAACCGTCTTCGGATCATGTACAATTTCGAGCAGTCCATTTTTATCACGAACCGATTGGATAGGAGTTCGGGAGGATCCGGTTCCGATTTCGTTCCTGTAGAGGAATATCTGAAACTTATTTCCTTGAACAAAGTGGAGTCGCGTTTCATTTCCGAAATTTCCGTCCTCATTCGATACAAGAATTATACCCCTCTCGGGTATGTGCAGGTACTTTCGGATCGGTCTTTGGATACGGAAGATTATAATAAGATCACTTTGTTTGCCGCGGCGATTTCCAGGGATGTGATCGCTTCCGGATTCTTCCAGGAATCCAAGGAAAAATGCCAGGCGGAAGATATCAGTAGAAACGGTCTCGGTTTTTTCCATCCTCAGTCCATATTCTTCTCACGAAGTTTTGCCGTGGGAGAGGTTCTACTATTCGACTTACAATTGAACGGAGAGTTAAAGGGGACCTTCCGAGCTGCGATACGGAATATTACGAATACCGATAAGATGTTTCGGATCGGTTGTCAATTCTTCAACCTGAACGAAAGGGAAGAACAGATTCTGACCCAATTCATGGATGCGAGACTCGGTCCGGGAGAAGGGGCACAGGCTCCGGAAACCAGTATCGAATCTTCCGAGCCGATCGCTCATTCTGAGCCGCAAGAGGCGATCCAAGAGGAAATTCCGGATATGGGTTTCGGGGAAGACGTCGGAGGAGAAGAAGAGACTGGATAAGACCAAGGAATTCTCCGATCTTAGGACCAAAATTTCGAGGGAAGAAGCCGGGCTTCGGATCGATATTTTTCTTGCGGGTCGTTTCACCTATCAATCCCGTTCGCATTGGAGAAGAATATTAGAAGAAGGTAAAATTCTAGTTCAAGGAAAAAAGCCTAAGCCTTCTCATATTCTGAGAGAAGGGGAGGAGATCGTCTATTTGCCCGAAGAAATCGCAGAGCCTCCCGTGCGGACCGATTTTCGGATTCTATACGAAGACGAAAGATACTTCGCAGTGGAAAAACCGGGAGACCTGCCGGTTCACGCGGCGGGAAGATATAGAAAAAATAATTTAGTCGATCTGATCGAGTCGGATCCTCGCTTTGCCAGACCCTATCTCATACATCGATTGGACCGGGAAACTTCCGGGCTTGTGATCTTCGGAAAGGATAAGGAGGCCGCCTCCCTTTTGTCGGAACAATTCGCCAAGCGCACGGTGCATAAGTCTTATATAGCCTTTGTCTGGGGAGAGTTTCCGAAGAGACTTTCCGCCCGCGGGATACTCACATCGGATCCTCATTCCGCAATCCGAAAAAAGAGAAGGTTCCTTTTCGATTCGCAAAAAGGCCCGGAACCGGGAGAAGAAACGGAGTCGGAGTCTTGCAATACTCGATTTCGTAAAATCGGAGTCGGTAGTATAAAGGGACGATCTTACTCTAAAGTGTTATGCCGTCCGCAAACAGGGAGATTGCACCAAATACGAGCCACTCTCTATTCTTTAGGATTTCCTTTGTTAGGGGACAAGATGTACGGGTCCGACGAAAAAG
This window harbors:
- a CDS encoding alpha-hydroxy-acid oxidizing protein; translated protein: MRSRRSSVSKKISGKTILIIGGGLLQVPIIQTAKTMELRTVVADMNPEAPGLKICDIPMIMSTKDIEGMVRESKKLASSIKIDGVITAGTDASMTVAAVANALDLPGIRFVDAEAASNKVKMRERLKKAGVPIPGFAPVWSIQDTRDALEFLQFPLVMKPADNMGARGVVKVNNREELQAAFKHAKKYSPTGEMILEEYMPGPEVSVDALAWDGKFMITGLADRIIEREPYFIEMGHNMPSALSPEIQKEIEDVMFRGMQALGIRIGAGKGDIKVTPTGVKVGEIAARLSGGFMSAFTFPLSSGINLNRAAILIALGEEPDNLEPLFHRVSIERSLLAPKGKLLSIDGLEDAKKIEGVTDIYLLHKVGDIIPEPTNNIEKTGHVIISADNLSQAEGIFADVLKTIRFTSDELYSISEKEIAANARTRFGKEICWVCKVCDGTDCASGVPGMGGVGRMLTFQDNSKALEEYSILPRYIRENVRAETKTKFLGKEISTSFMSAPMTGAITNIGGAMDEYTLAAVLLEGCLASGTLAWLGDGASPDKYLIMLEALKKFGGEGILICKPREDEGLIRERFQEAEAQGIFALGMDIDAVNFKTLVQKKIPSVTRGVDALSKIRSYTKLPFILKGIMSPEDALLAREAGADAIVVSNHGGRVLDDMPGTARVLPGIREALGSHFPIAVDGGVRSGADVFKMHALGANTVLIGRPMAISAVGGGVAGVRYLIGQYTEGLLQTMNTVGVSNVSEIRKEFIFRKKEDSGPLPSA
- a CDS encoding PilZ domain-containing protein; this encodes MDKTVKETDALSKILQTLFARLPVSVEIKGRSYPIKVVGIKDGLYLLVSVPGKSEGEKTRILFLTHNNHFFHGVFTVTQRNPSNGMELLRVQAVKVSEAQRSQGRVDLDGQNSEPIILTNIINQLHLRRSLGFVDKGVETILQKHAKKMKETYPDSLVYFSDRMDNRLRIMYNFEQSIFITNRLDRSSGGSGSDFVPVEEYLKLISLNKVESRFISEISVLIRYKNYTPLGYVQVLSDRSLDTEDYNKITLFAAAISRDVIASGFFQESKEKCQAEDISRNGLGFFHPQSIFFSRSFAVGEVLLFDLQLNGELKGTFRAAIRNITNTDKMFRIGCQFFNLNEREEQILTQFMDARLGPGEGAQAPETSIESSEPIAHSEPQEAIQEEIPDMGFGEDVGGEEETG
- a CDS encoding RluA family pseudouridine synthase, with the translated sequence MFLAGRFTYQSRSHWRRILEEGKILVQGKKPKPSHILREGEEIVYLPEEIAEPPVRTDFRILYEDERYFAVEKPGDLPVHAAGRYRKNNLVDLIESDPRFARPYLIHRLDRETSGLVIFGKDKEAASLLSEQFAKRTVHKSYIAFVWGEFPKRLSARGILTSDPHSAIRKKRRFLFDSQKGPEPGEETESESCNTRFRKIGVGSIKGRSYSKVLCRPQTGRLHQIRATLYSLGFPLLGDKMYGSDEKVFLDFIEGKEPDLDSLLGMSRQALHSSSISFLHPFRGKRIRIRSPLSEDFPV